The following proteins come from a genomic window of Terribacillus aidingensis:
- a CDS encoding cell wall hydrolase has protein sequence MQKLLTLFLLTFFFISNLCLVLYLPLKDLKQNVYPARVYADERTQPMLSEKDTHSENGPASIVLSERDDRTKDLAEATIEQKQYSAEEIELLQRLVQAETSGEDYPGKVAVATVVLNRIESDEFPDSIHDVIMQKGQFQPVSSGVIWRSEPTEETVQAVADALVQKDNMQDIVWFMNPETATTNWIAETQEHVEQIGNHVFYR, from the coding sequence ATGCAGAAACTTCTTACGCTTTTTTTATTGACTTTCTTTTTTATCAGTAACCTATGTCTGGTTTTATACCTGCCATTAAAGGATCTGAAACAGAATGTCTATCCTGCAAGAGTTTATGCGGATGAAAGAACCCAGCCAATGCTATCGGAGAAGGATACGCATTCTGAAAACGGACCTGCATCCATCGTCTTATCTGAAAGAGATGATCGAACCAAAGACTTGGCGGAAGCGACAATCGAACAAAAACAGTATTCAGCTGAAGAAATCGAGCTGCTTCAAAGGTTAGTACAAGCTGAGACGAGCGGAGAGGACTATCCCGGCAAGGTGGCAGTGGCTACTGTAGTCCTTAATCGTATCGAAAGTGATGAATTCCCTGATTCAATTCATGATGTAATCATGCAGAAGGGGCAGTTTCAGCCTGTAAGCTCGGGTGTCATATGGCGAAGTGAACCAACAGAAGAAACGGTACAAGCAGTGGCGGATGCATTGGTGCAAAAAGATAACATGCAGGACATAGTCTGGTTCATGAATCCGGAAACAGCTACTACAAACTGGATAGCAGAAACACAGGAGCATGTGGAACAGATTGGCAACCATGTTTTCTACCGTTAA
- a CDS encoding SDR family oxidoreductase translates to MGKLDDRIAVVTGGATGIGRATASLFAKEGATVLVADIKKDEMTGLVESILSAGGKAEAYEVDVSDEDSVKKFADQVKDAYGKLDVLFNNAGIDQEGGKVHEYPIELFDSIQKTDLRGTFLMSKFLIPLMLENGKGAIVNNASMSGSFADLDRSGYNAAKGGIINFTKATAIDYGRQGIRANSVSPGTIETPLIDELTGSKEEEQGKAFRESNKWLAPMGRLGAPEEIAKAVLFLVSDDSSYITGQDLIVDGGLTAYTWPGKMVMDDSWKETTQ, encoded by the coding sequence TTGGGGAAATTAGATGATCGTATTGCAGTCGTGACCGGCGGAGCTACCGGTATTGGTCGAGCAACTGCTTCTTTGTTTGCAAAAGAAGGAGCTACAGTACTAGTAGCGGATATAAAGAAAGATGAGATGACAGGTTTGGTAGAATCCATTCTATCGGCTGGAGGAAAAGCAGAAGCCTACGAAGTAGATGTTTCTGACGAAGATAGTGTGAAGAAATTTGCTGATCAGGTAAAAGACGCTTACGGAAAATTGGATGTGCTCTTCAATAATGCCGGTATTGATCAAGAAGGCGGCAAAGTGCATGAATATCCAATTGAATTATTCGACAGCATCCAAAAGACAGATCTGCGGGGAACCTTCCTTATGAGCAAATTTCTTATACCGCTTATGCTGGAAAATGGGAAAGGCGCTATCGTGAATAATGCTTCGATGAGCGGGAGTTTTGCCGATCTGGACAGATCTGGCTATAACGCAGCCAAGGGCGGGATTATCAACTTTACAAAAGCAACTGCCATTGATTATGGCAGACAAGGAATACGGGCTAACTCTGTGTCGCCAGGCACAATCGAAACACCATTGATTGACGAACTGACAGGTTCAAAAGAAGAGGAACAGGGAAAAGCTTTCCGTGAATCGAATAAATGGCTTGCTCCAATGGGCAGACTCGGAGCACCAGAGGAAATTGCCAAGGCTGTTTTGTTCCTTGTATCAGATGACAGCTCCTATATCACTGGTCAGGACTTGATCGTTGATGGAGGACTAACAGCATACACATGGCCAGGCAAAATGGTAATGGACGACAGCTGGAAAGAAACGACGCAATAA
- the allD gene encoding ureidoglycolate dehydrogenase, with protein sequence MSTVVIEAEKIKELASRKLKEAGLNGIHAEKVAEVLVHADLRNVNSHGVLRTEHYVNRLKAGGINPDAQISFKATGPVTGIVNGDDGFGHVIGDVAIDHAIDMARQSGVGMVTAINSSHCGALSYFVQKAAEANLIGIAMTHTDKVVVPFGGSSPFFGTNPIAYGVPAKNNKPFILDMATSNVALGKVLQAREEGKDIPFGWGVDDNGAPVTDPNKVVSLSPFGGPKGYGLAVIVDIFSGLLAGAAFGPHISKMYDDLDQKRKLGHYFCVINPSFFTDTDTFLEQMDRMMDELKQVPPAPGIERVFVPGEIEQIHEENNTENGIRIASSVYEYLTGENKNESITS encoded by the coding sequence ATGTCAACAGTAGTGATTGAAGCGGAAAAAATAAAGGAGCTTGCAAGCAGGAAATTGAAAGAAGCTGGCCTGAATGGTATTCATGCTGAAAAAGTGGCAGAAGTTTTGGTTCATGCTGATCTTCGAAATGTTAATTCTCATGGTGTGCTGCGCACAGAACATTATGTAAACCGTTTGAAAGCGGGAGGGATTAATCCTGACGCCCAAATCTCATTTAAAGCGACAGGACCTGTAACCGGGATAGTAAATGGTGACGATGGATTTGGCCATGTGATTGGCGATGTGGCCATCGATCATGCTATAGACATGGCAAGACAGAGTGGAGTAGGCATGGTTACAGCTATTAACAGCAGCCATTGTGGAGCATTAAGCTACTTTGTTCAAAAAGCGGCCGAAGCTAACCTGATCGGGATTGCCATGACCCATACTGATAAAGTGGTGGTTCCGTTTGGGGGCAGTTCTCCCTTCTTTGGAACAAATCCGATTGCTTATGGTGTTCCAGCCAAAAACAATAAGCCTTTTATCTTGGATATGGCCACCTCCAATGTAGCTTTGGGGAAAGTCCTCCAGGCTCGTGAGGAAGGAAAAGATATTCCGTTTGGCTGGGGTGTGGATGACAATGGCGCACCAGTGACAGACCCGAACAAAGTCGTTTCCCTCTCCCCATTTGGAGGTCCAAAAGGGTATGGACTTGCTGTCATTGTTGATATTTTTTCTGGTTTATTAGCTGGAGCAGCTTTCGGTCCTCATATTTCCAAAATGTATGATGACTTAGATCAAAAACGTAAATTGGGTCATTATTTCTGTGTCATCAATCCATCATTCTTTACCGATACCGATACATTTCTCGAACAAATGGACAGGATGATGGATGAGCTTAAACAGGTACCGCCCGCTCCAGGTATTGAGCGTGTATTTGTTCCGGGGGAAATAGAACAAATTCATGAAGAAAATAATACGGAGAATGGGATTAGAATCGCCTCCAGCGTTTATGAATACCTGACAGGGGAGAACAAAAATGAAAGCATTACAAGTTAA
- a CDS encoding zinc-binding alcohol dehydrogenase family protein codes for MKALQVKGPRELAVIEAELPKIKSTQDVLVKVKRVGICGSDMHIYHGTNPLATLPRVVGHEVTGEVVDIGNDVKNIRVGDHVVVEPIRYCGKCYACRKGRQNVCALLSVFGVHEDGGMREWLVLPEKQLHVVDSELPWEEAVMAEPYTIGAQAVWRGSVAQGDTVLIQGAGPIGICILKLAKFQGAAVLITDLSESRLDFASENGADVTVNAAKEDVRQRVSEWTGGEGANVVIDAVCLPSTFELSIEVVSEAGHVVVLGFDERFSSISQLPITKKEITITGSRLQTHQFPKVVDLLNSGKLRANGLITHTFTLDQVREAFEFIENNPDQVRKAVIIFD; via the coding sequence ATGAAAGCATTACAAGTTAAAGGTCCTCGTGAATTAGCTGTCATTGAAGCTGAGCTGCCTAAAATAAAGAGCACTCAGGATGTATTGGTCAAGGTTAAAAGAGTAGGGATTTGCGGGTCTGATATGCATATTTATCATGGAACGAACCCGCTTGCAACCCTTCCGCGTGTGGTTGGGCATGAAGTTACGGGTGAAGTTGTGGATATTGGAAACGACGTAAAAAATATCAGAGTAGGAGACCATGTCGTAGTTGAACCAATTCGATATTGCGGAAAGTGTTATGCGTGCCGAAAAGGCCGACAAAATGTATGCGCTTTATTGTCTGTGTTCGGCGTTCATGAAGATGGTGGAATGAGAGAATGGCTCGTTCTTCCTGAAAAGCAGCTGCATGTGGTTGATTCAGAACTTCCTTGGGAAGAAGCTGTAATGGCTGAGCCGTACACGATCGGTGCACAGGCGGTATGGAGAGGAAGTGTCGCCCAAGGGGACACGGTTTTGATACAAGGAGCAGGACCAATAGGGATTTGTATCTTGAAGCTTGCAAAGTTTCAGGGAGCAGCAGTTCTGATTACGGATTTAAGTGAATCCCGTCTTGATTTTGCGAGTGAGAATGGTGCCGATGTTACAGTAAACGCTGCAAAAGAAGATGTGAGGCAGCGAGTTTCTGAATGGACAGGTGGAGAGGGTGCAAATGTAGTGATAGATGCCGTCTGCCTGCCATCCACCTTTGAACTGTCCATAGAAGTGGTATCAGAAGCGGGACATGTGGTTGTTCTTGGCTTTGACGAGAGATTCTCTTCTATTTCCCAGCTGCCGATTACGAAAAAAGAAATAACTATAACTGGTTCGAGGCTGCAAACTCACCAGTTTCCGAAAGTAGTGGATTTATTGAATAGCGGGAAGCTCAGGGCGAACGGTTTGATAACACACACTTTCACTCTCGATCAAGTGCGGGAAGCTTTTGAGTTCATTGAAAACAATCCTGATCAGGTAAGAAAAGCAGTTATCATATTCGACTAA
- a CDS encoding bifunctional 2-keto-4-hydroxyglutarate aldolase/2-keto-3-deoxy-6-phosphogluconate aldolase: protein MIAKHSILARISELKVVAVIRGNTAEEAIELSKAAADGGIEAIELTYTTPNIDQVFKELAGTKTLLGAGSVLDPETARHAILSGAQFIVSPSLNPETATVCNRYGIPYLPGCMTIKEMIQALETGCDVIKLFPSSQFPPSFIRSINGPLPNVKVMPTGGVNLDNITEWLKAGAVAVGISSDLNRAYQNGGYNSVVELCSEYHNKANKAAGGVA from the coding sequence ATGATCGCTAAACATTCAATCCTAGCCCGTATATCTGAATTGAAAGTGGTAGCCGTCATTCGCGGCAATACAGCAGAAGAAGCTATTGAACTATCAAAAGCAGCCGCTGATGGAGGGATTGAAGCCATTGAACTGACATACACAACCCCCAATATCGATCAAGTCTTCAAGGAGTTAGCAGGAACAAAAACGCTTCTTGGAGCCGGTTCTGTACTAGATCCTGAGACAGCGAGGCACGCCATTCTTTCTGGCGCCCAGTTTATCGTAAGTCCGTCTTTGAACCCTGAGACCGCTACAGTATGCAACAGATATGGAATTCCTTACCTGCCAGGGTGCATGACGATCAAGGAAATGATTCAGGCGCTGGAAACTGGATGTGATGTAATCAAGCTATTTCCTTCCAGCCAATTCCCGCCTTCGTTTATCCGCTCCATTAACGGCCCACTTCCAAATGTGAAAGTGATGCCTACAGGCGGTGTAAACCTGGATAACATAACAGAATGGTTGAAGGCAGGGGCAGTTGCAGTTGGCATTAGCAGCGACTTAAATAGAGCCTATCAAAATGGCGGGTATAATTCCGTGGTGGAACTATGCAGTGAGTATCACAATAAAGCAAATAAAGCTGCTGGAGGTGTAGCATGA
- the uxuA gene encoding mannonate dehydratase, whose product MNITFRWYGRDNDTVQLEHVKQIPGAKGIVWALHQKPVGEIWGKDEIKEEVEYIQSFGFHTEVVESVNVHESIKLGNEERQHYIENYKQTIRNLSEFGVKVICYNFMPIFDWTRTNMFHPLEDGSTALFYEKAKVADQDPQDLIRTVMEASDLTLPGWEPEKMAKITELFEAYKTVDETKLWDNLAFFLKEILPVAEASGIKMAIHPDDPPWSIFGLPRIITGEQSYEKLISISASPANGFTICTGSMGANPKNDMVQVARKHASRAPFSHIRNVKIYDNGDFVETSHYTQDGSININGVVAELHRQNYDGYVRPDHGRHIWGEKCRPGYGLYDRALGIMYLLGLWDAYEARKSGEST is encoded by the coding sequence ATGAACATCACATTTCGTTGGTATGGAAGAGACAATGACACTGTTCAACTCGAACACGTCAAACAAATTCCAGGTGCTAAAGGAATTGTCTGGGCCCTTCACCAAAAACCAGTAGGGGAAATATGGGGAAAAGATGAGATTAAAGAAGAAGTCGAATACATTCAATCATTTGGTTTTCACACAGAGGTTGTAGAAAGTGTAAATGTCCATGAATCTATCAAATTAGGCAATGAGGAAAGACAGCACTATATTGAGAACTACAAGCAGACGATCCGTAATCTATCGGAATTCGGGGTTAAGGTAATTTGTTATAACTTCATGCCGATATTTGATTGGACGCGAACGAATATGTTCCATCCGTTGGAAGACGGTTCCACTGCCCTGTTTTACGAAAAAGCTAAAGTGGCAGATCAAGATCCGCAAGATTTGATCCGTACTGTGATGGAAGCTTCAGACCTTACTCTTCCGGGTTGGGAACCAGAAAAAATGGCAAAGATCACTGAGCTCTTTGAAGCATATAAAACGGTCGATGAAACCAAGCTATGGGATAATCTAGCATTCTTCCTGAAAGAAATCTTACCTGTTGCGGAAGCTTCCGGCATCAAAATGGCTATCCATCCGGATGATCCACCATGGTCGATTTTTGGTCTTCCACGGATCATTACAGGGGAACAAAGCTATGAAAAACTGATATCTATATCAGCTTCTCCTGCCAACGGCTTTACTATATGTACAGGGTCCATGGGAGCAAATCCGAAGAATGATATGGTCCAGGTAGCAAGAAAACATGCATCGCGTGCACCGTTCTCCCACATTAGAAATGTGAAAATCTATGATAATGGAGATTTTGTAGAGACTTCCCATTATACGCAGGATGGTTCCATCAATATCAATGGCGTCGTAGCTGAGTTACATAGACAAAACTACGATGGATATGTAAGACCAGACCATGGCCGCCATATATGGGGCGAGAAATGCAGACCAGGTTATGGGCTTTATGATCGTGCACTTGGTATTATGTATTTGCTTGGATTATGGGATGCATATGAAGCAAGGAAGTCAGGTGAAAGCACGTGA
- a CDS encoding SDR family oxidoreductase, with amino-acid sequence MIPIHENLKGKVAVITGGSGVLCSQMAIELARQGVNIAILNRDAKNGRDVVERIQTSEGTSISVKADVLDKSSMEKAREEILGTFGQVDFLINGAGGNHSDAVTDTETYQGEDTGKSFFDLEENGFSKVFATNFTGSFISSQVFGKDLLQAKAPSILNISSMSAYAPMTKVPAYSAAKSSINNFTMWMAVHFAETGLRVNAIAPGFFLTTQNRNLLINDDGSYTARSNKIINGTPMKRFGKPEDLLGTMLWLLDDSYSGFVTGITVPVDGGFMAYSGV; translated from the coding sequence GTGATACCAATTCATGAAAATTTAAAAGGGAAAGTGGCAGTCATTACAGGCGGGAGCGGTGTCCTCTGCTCCCAAATGGCTATCGAGCTTGCCCGACAAGGCGTGAATATAGCTATTTTGAACAGGGATGCTAAAAATGGTCGTGATGTGGTTGAAAGGATTCAGACATCAGAGGGTACTAGTATCTCCGTGAAAGCTGATGTTTTAGACAAAAGTTCTATGGAAAAGGCTCGTGAAGAGATTTTAGGAACCTTTGGACAAGTGGATTTTCTAATCAATGGGGCTGGAGGAAATCATTCTGATGCTGTTACAGATACGGAAACATATCAAGGTGAGGATACAGGGAAATCGTTCTTCGATTTAGAAGAAAATGGATTTTCAAAAGTGTTTGCGACTAATTTTACCGGCTCCTTCATTTCCAGTCAGGTATTTGGAAAGGATTTATTGCAGGCAAAGGCACCGTCCATTTTGAATATTTCTTCCATGAGTGCCTATGCACCAATGACAAAGGTTCCAGCATATAGTGCGGCTAAATCATCCATCAATAATTTCACGATGTGGATGGCGGTTCATTTCGCAGAGACCGGTCTAAGGGTAAATGCCATTGCCCCAGGCTTCTTCTTAACGACACAAAACCGGAACCTTCTTATAAATGATGATGGGAGCTATACGGCTCGCTCCAACAAAATCATAAACGGAACTCCTATGAAGCGATTCGGGAAACCGGAAGATCTGCTGGGAACAATGCTTTGGCTGCTCGATGACAGCTATTCCGGTTTTGTTACGGGTATTACCGTACCTGTTGATGGAGGGTTCATGGCATACTCAGGTGTATGA
- a CDS encoding substrate-binding domain-containing protein, giving the protein MRPITITDVAKQANVSKSTVSQYLNKRYEYMSEKTRQKIESAIEELNYQPNIVARSLKQKTTFTVGVIVANILHTFSTHVIRAVENFFHEKGFQIIVCNADDEPEKEKKYIEMLRAKQVDGIIIFPTGGNLDLYERMLNDDFPIVFMDRTIKDMNIATVMLDNHLASKLAVDHFADKGYEQIAILTTSVIRNISPRVERIEGYRIAMEACGLQVKSEYIKTADVDQIAPALKELFQLETPPQALLAGNDIVLIEILKYIKEQGLRIPEDVAVIGIDEVPFANFFTPPITTVSQPAIEMAGKAVDLLLQQMNKDLEEKDKSVIRLKPSLLERNSCLSLKQ; this is encoded by the coding sequence ATGAGACCCATTACAATCACAGACGTAGCAAAGCAAGCCAATGTATCTAAAAGCACTGTATCTCAATACTTGAACAAGCGGTACGAGTATATGAGTGAAAAAACACGCCAAAAAATCGAATCCGCCATAGAAGAATTGAATTATCAGCCTAATATTGTGGCTCGAAGCCTTAAACAAAAAACTACTTTTACAGTTGGGGTCATTGTAGCGAATATCCTCCATACATTCTCTACACATGTGATTCGTGCCGTTGAGAATTTCTTTCATGAAAAAGGGTTTCAAATAATTGTATGTAACGCGGATGATGAACCTGAAAAAGAAAAGAAATATATCGAAATGCTCAGGGCAAAACAGGTAGACGGAATCATAATCTTTCCAACCGGAGGCAATTTGGATCTTTATGAGCGTATGCTCAATGATGATTTTCCGATTGTATTCATGGACAGAACCATCAAGGACATGAATATTGCAACAGTGATGCTTGATAACCATCTGGCATCTAAGCTGGCAGTTGACCATTTTGCTGATAAAGGCTACGAACAAATTGCCATACTCACTACTTCTGTTATCAGAAACATTAGTCCAAGGGTGGAAAGAATTGAAGGATATAGAATTGCTATGGAAGCCTGTGGACTGCAAGTAAAGTCAGAGTATATAAAAACAGCTGATGTCGATCAGATTGCACCAGCATTAAAGGAACTTTTTCAACTGGAAACTCCACCGCAAGCTTTGCTAGCTGGTAATGATATCGTACTTATTGAAATACTGAAATATATAAAAGAACAGGGCTTGAGAATACCCGAGGATGTAGCGGTCATTGGAATTGATGAAGTTCCTTTTGCCAATTTCTTCACTCCTCCCATTACAACAGTATCTCAACCGGCTATCGAAATGGCTGGCAAAGCAGTCGACTTATTGCTGCAGCAAATGAATAAAGACCTGGAAGAGAAGGACAAAAGCGTTATTCGCCTAAAGCCAAGTCTTCTAGAAAGGAACTCTTGTCTTTCCTTAAAGCAATAA
- a CDS encoding MFS transporter gives MFTKGKLAVMILLFFAGIINYLDRSALSIAAPFITEDLELTATQMGIIFSSFSVGYAIFNFLGGVAADRYGAKLTLFVAMIVWSVFSGAIALAVGFTSLIIIRILFGMGEGPLSATINKMVNNWFPSDQRASAIGLANSGTPLGGAIAGPIVGFIAISYSWKLSFVLIMIIGFIWTIIWWKVVKEKPAETAVEKDITTEAAPRAKKPLTFYLKQKTVLFTAFAFFAYNYILFFFLTWFPSYLIDARGVSVQEMSIVTVIPWVLGFIGLAAGGFVSDFVLRKFARKGVLFSRKVVLVTCLLASAICIGLAGLVTTTFSAVGLVACSVFFLYLTGSIYWAIVQDVVDQGNVGSVGGFMHFLANTAGIIGPTLTGFLVDRSGTYTAAFLLAGGLAIFASLAVIRFVRPIKGTVVPGNADKTITGN, from the coding sequence TTGTTTACTAAAGGGAAACTAGCTGTCATGATTTTGTTGTTTTTTGCCGGTATCATTAATTATCTTGACCGTTCAGCCTTGTCCATTGCAGCACCGTTCATTACGGAGGATCTGGAACTTACTGCTACTCAAATGGGGATTATTTTCAGCAGTTTCTCAGTCGGATATGCGATTTTTAACTTCTTGGGAGGGGTAGCTGCTGACAGGTACGGAGCTAAACTCACTTTATTTGTAGCTATGATTGTCTGGTCTGTATTTAGCGGGGCCATTGCGCTTGCTGTCGGATTCACTAGCTTAATCATTATCCGTATCTTGTTCGGAATGGGGGAAGGCCCTCTTTCCGCCACTATTAATAAAATGGTGAATAACTGGTTTCCATCTGATCAGCGGGCTTCTGCTATAGGACTAGCCAACAGCGGAACTCCGCTAGGTGGTGCTATAGCAGGTCCGATCGTGGGCTTCATTGCCATCTCATACAGCTGGAAATTATCCTTCGTCCTAATAATGATTATCGGGTTTATATGGACGATTATATGGTGGAAGGTTGTAAAAGAAAAGCCAGCTGAGACTGCTGTAGAGAAAGATATTACAACAGAAGCAGCTCCAAGGGCAAAGAAACCATTGACCTTCTATCTAAAACAAAAAACGGTCTTGTTCACTGCATTTGCTTTCTTTGCATATAACTATATTTTGTTCTTCTTTTTAACCTGGTTCCCTAGTTATTTAATAGATGCAAGGGGAGTCAGCGTTCAGGAGATGAGTATCGTCACAGTCATTCCCTGGGTTCTTGGTTTTATCGGCCTTGCTGCGGGAGGTTTTGTTTCTGACTTTGTATTGAGAAAGTTTGCTAGAAAAGGCGTGCTGTTCTCCCGTAAGGTCGTATTAGTTACATGCTTACTTGCCTCTGCAATATGCATCGGTCTAGCTGGCCTTGTTACTACAACATTTAGTGCTGTTGGGTTAGTGGCATGTTCAGTATTTTTCTTATACCTAACTGGTTCTATTTATTGGGCAATCGTTCAAGACGTTGTTGACCAAGGTAATGTCGGTTCAGTCGGGGGCTTCATGCATTTCCTTGCCAACACAGCGGGTATTATCGGGCCGACTCTAACTGGTTTCCTTGTTGATAGATCAGGCACTTACACTGCAGCGTTCCTGCTTGCTGGCGGATTAGCAATATTTGCTTCGCTGGCTGTCATTCGATTTGTTCGTCCGATTAAAGGGACAGTTGTTCCTGGTAACGCAGATAAAACGATTACCGGAAACTAA
- a CDS encoding tagaturonate reductase — protein MEEVVNDCKGRKPLPVKILQIGEGNFLRGFIDWMIQEANRQGNFNGGIAVTNPRQSGSEKMEKLKKQKGLFTLLTRGIQYGETIENGQIIDVFSKIIDPYREWDEFLLLAKEPELKFVISNTTEAGLVYIASDVVENSPLETFPAKLTHFLYKRFEIYNGDPDKGLIMLPCELIEQNGQLLKEIVLLHCRDWNLPNEFISWLHDHNLFLSSLVDRIVPGFPEQEAETIFKESGYEDPFLNVVEPYHLWVIQGDGRLDDLLPLKKSGLNVNWVDDLKPFQLRKIRILNGSHTLMAQLGILMGIEIVREAVTHKEMALFIKNTITEEIIPSLDLDPMESLAYGEAVWERFLNPFLQHRLSDISLNACSKFQSRLLPTLKAYVIKNGRLPENIMKA, from the coding sequence ATGGAAGAAGTAGTCAATGATTGTAAGGGTCGTAAACCGCTGCCAGTAAAAATCCTTCAGATCGGGGAAGGAAACTTTCTAAGAGGCTTTATTGATTGGATGATACAAGAAGCAAATAGACAGGGAAACTTCAATGGCGGAATTGCCGTAACAAATCCACGCCAATCTGGCAGTGAGAAGATGGAGAAGCTGAAAAAGCAGAAAGGGCTGTTTACCCTCTTGACCAGGGGAATTCAGTACGGAGAAACGATTGAGAATGGTCAGATCATTGATGTCTTTTCTAAGATAATAGATCCTTACCGGGAATGGGACGAATTTTTGCTGTTGGCAAAAGAGCCGGAGCTGAAATTTGTCATTTCCAATACGACGGAAGCAGGCCTTGTCTATATTGCAAGCGATGTAGTCGAAAACAGCCCCTTGGAAACGTTCCCTGCCAAACTGACTCATTTCCTTTATAAACGTTTTGAAATATACAATGGTGACCCTGATAAAGGGCTTATTATGCTTCCTTGTGAATTAATCGAACAGAATGGGCAGCTCCTTAAGGAAATAGTGTTATTACATTGCAGGGATTGGAATCTACCGAATGAATTTATTTCCTGGTTGCATGATCATAATCTTTTCTTGAGTTCTCTTGTTGATCGGATTGTCCCTGGTTTTCCGGAGCAGGAGGCCGAGACGATATTCAAAGAATCGGGATATGAGGATCCCTTTTTAAATGTTGTCGAACCTTATCATTTATGGGTAATCCAAGGGGATGGCAGGCTCGATGATCTCCTCCCTTTAAAAAAATCCGGTCTAAATGTTAACTGGGTAGATGATTTAAAGCCTTTCCAGCTTAGAAAAATTCGTATTCTGAATGGGTCTCACACACTCATGGCACAACTAGGCATTTTGATGGGCATTGAAATCGTGAGGGAAGCAGTAACACATAAAGAGATGGCACTATTTATTAAAAATACGATTACTGAGGAGATAATACCCTCGCTAGATCTTGATCCTATGGAATCTTTAGCATATGGAGAGGCTGTGTGGGAACGTTTTCTCAACCCCTTTTTGCAACATAGACTCTCAGATATATCTCTTAATGCCTGTTCCAAATTCCAATCGAGGCTCCTGCCTACACTAAAAGCATATGTTATTAAGAACGGTAGACTGCCGGAAAACATCATGAAGGCCTAG
- a CDS encoding zinc-binding alcohol dehydrogenase family protein, with product MKTIVCNSPNQLLVTERKRPAVKEGEALVKIHRIGVCGTDIHAYHGRQPFFSYPRVLGHELSGEIAELNEENQDLSLGDKVAIIPYLECGQCIACRKGKPNCCRNIQVLGVHTDGGMQEYISVPTSHLIKINQLSYDQAAIVECLSIGAHAVRRANIQRDEYVLVIGAGPIGLGIMQYAKLAGAKVIVMDMSMERLKFCQKWASPDYTVNAKENPEYDIAEITNGDYPTAVFDATGNINSMNNAYKYAAHGGSIIYVGLVQAELQFSDQEFHKRELTIYASRNATKEDFETVINSLEEGKIDIQPFITCNVSLESLPERFEDLTAPETGNIKIMIELP from the coding sequence ATGAAAACGATCGTATGCAATAGTCCCAATCAATTATTAGTGACAGAGAGGAAAAGGCCTGCTGTTAAAGAAGGGGAGGCCTTAGTGAAGATTCATAGGATCGGGGTATGCGGAACAGATATACATGCATACCATGGCAGACAGCCCTTTTTTTCCTATCCAAGAGTTCTGGGACACGAGCTTTCTGGAGAGATTGCTGAATTGAATGAAGAAAATCAAGATCTTTCCCTAGGAGATAAAGTGGCAATCATTCCCTATCTGGAATGTGGACAATGTATAGCTTGCCGAAAGGGAAAACCGAATTGCTGCCGGAATATCCAAGTGCTTGGTGTCCATACAGATGGTGGCATGCAGGAGTATATTTCGGTACCCACCAGCCATTTGATAAAAATCAATCAATTGTCTTACGATCAGGCTGCTATCGTCGAATGTTTGAGTATAGGCGCACATGCGGTCCGTCGGGCTAATATACAAAGAGATGAATATGTGCTGGTGATTGGGGCAGGTCCAATCGGGTTAGGAATCATGCAATATGCAAAGCTTGCTGGAGCAAAAGTCATTGTCATGGATATGAGTATGGAAAGATTGAAATTCTGTCAGAAATGGGCCTCCCCGGATTATACAGTAAATGCAAAAGAAAACCCTGAGTATGATATTGCTGAAATCACTAATGGGGATTATCCGACAGCGGTGTTTGATGCGACAGGTAATATTAACTCCATGAATAATGCCTATAAATATGCTGCCCATGGAGGAAGCATAATTTATGTTGGCTTGGTACAGGCAGAGCTTCAATTTTCAGATCAGGAATTCCATAAGCGGGAGTTGACCATATACGCAAGTAGAAATGCTACCAAGGAAGATTTCGAAACCGTTATAAATTCGCTGGAAGAAGGAAAAATAGACATTCAACCATTCATTACCTGTAATGTATCCCTCGAGTCCCTCCCAGAACGTTTTGAGGATTTGACTGCACCTGAAACAGGCAACATTAAAATAATGATTGAGTTGCCGTAA